The genomic window CTACAAACGGATTGTTGACAGAGTTTGCGATGATCCTGTCTTGTCTTGTGTTGACATTCCCCTGCCAAACATTAATGCTAAATCGATCACAGCGTTCTTTTCAAGACAAGACAAGAGATCAAACATTTTTGCAACTGCGCAACCAAAAGTGGCAACTCATCAGAAAGTATTGTCATCACAACCAATGCCAGCTGCATCCAAGCTCCCTTAGTTCCTTCAATCACCATCTTATATACCCAAGTACAATACAAAGATGTTCCCCACAAGTCTGGTAAGCGACTTGGTGAGAAGAGgtttttgattgtttgtttgctcATATGGATGTGATCATGATCCAGAATTTTAATTGTGTTGAGTACTTTCAGGTAATCATGGCACGCCATCTGAGTCTGAGACCTGTCCCGAGTGCAACAAAGTATTCAGCAACAATTCCAACATGGCACATCACATGAGGATGCATGAGAATACTTTGAAAGAGTCATTTCCGGTATGCTCACTTTGCAAAAAGTCATTTGCGCACAAACAGTCTTTGAAAAGACATATGCGACAACACCTGTATCCAGAGATCCCCCTATACAAAACTGGTCAAGCCCTTTTACAAAGCACTTCACAATCTGGAGAGGTTGCAAAGCAGAAGAAGAATGTTGTCAAAGTCTGGTGGGATGCCAAGACTGCGGAGAAGGCTGCCAAAGTCACTGGCGAGGAGCTTTGAAAATCCAACATCGTCGTGACATTTGGGAATTACGCAGGCTGCACTTTCAAGTGGCTTTTGGAAAACGATGTTGGTTGGAGAGTGTGGCTGTTGGATGAGTTCAAGAGAAAAGGCGAGACATCACCTCGTCTAAAGTGGCAGAAGGAGCACCTATTGAACCTGTGAAATTCCACCTTGATAAACATCAGAAGGTAATGCATCAATGAATTTTATGAGTTTGATATGAAATTGCTATTGATTTGTTTCTGAAATAgtgaataaaatgcaaaaaaaagtttttcaacAAATATCTGTACATGTTTTATGAAAGTTAACAACAGGGGAAGCTTATACAGAAGTGTACCAGAACAAAAGTGATTCTCCTAGATTTCAAAATGACTGAAGAAGTTTTTATACTGAGAAGTGGCATGGACAAAAAGCAACATTGTGGCATGCTAtgttgtttgtgtgttgctcattaATTTCACAGTtgacaaaatttgatatttccccCTCAATTGCAGGAAAGAGAACAGAGAGAAGAGAAAGAGCGCCAAAGAAACCTTATCATTCCTGGTGATCCTGATGATTTTAAAGATGGAAGAGCTTTTAGCTGCTGCAGGTAACTTATAATATCACATAGAAAAATAATTCTTGACTGGTTATTCAAGtcaatttcaacaactcttcctatacttttgtacaggagccaaccattgttaatccgtgatgaacacaCACTTTTGCAGTAAGGGTATAGCGTATACGTGAACGCCAGTGCACATCCGCGTtacgcgtaaaattcgtcatgtctggaatctgtgtgcgtatcagttgaattcagtattttggaagcATATCggattgccgttttattcagttttattgctgatattaacagaaaTCACTGATCCttttgtaaggctgactgtcaatgatcaactgacattcctcatgaaacaatcatgtgaattttacgatctttttcgttgttgaaaggcattcaatcatgtttcaccgttgttcatcaccgattaacaactcacgtccggcgcgtctgcgtggtttaattcgctcgggcagctaaagctgtcgGGCACATCATTCAAtgcttagggattcaatcatgtttcaccgttgttcatcaccgattaacaacgatgcatccgcgtcgtctgcgtggtttacttcgcgtaaagctgccctcgcgaagtaaaccacgcagacgacgcggacgcatcgttgttaatcagttgctcgcgaagtaaaccacgcagacgacgcggacgcatcgttgttaactCACGTCCGGCGTGTCTGCAGTGAGTTtacgctcgggcagctaaagctgccctcatgaagtaaaccacgcagacgcgctgacgcatcgttgttaatcggtgatgaacaacggtgaaacatgattgaatccctaagcaTTGAATGATGTGACCATGAATTCCAACCAAGTTCTGATGTCAGATGAagtattttaataattatgtagCGTCTATGGTGTTGGAgttaaaatatttaacaattaaATTGACACAGAAGGATCATGATGTTTTGTATCCAATACAACAGTGCAAGTTGTTTCATGCATGATACCTGACTGACATAAGAATATCATTCATTTTTTACAGCTCCATGTGGGTTtttatttaaagccttaatgtacgatttccgtcaaatttttattttgttattctttattcaaaatgttgaaataatattagtaataacataactgccgggaagggttgctgtccattttaagttgaaataacaaggtaaagtgaaagaaaacccactggttattttggccatttaacatgggaggacatattatcataatttaaaaattatgataatatgtcgaactttgctctgttgacctacaaagacaacaaatttggccgattccatttaggtgcaagttgggacatgtgtaaacattacaaatatgcaaaaaatcaggtttgaaaaaattaaccaatttcatattataagatcgtacattatggctttaagtacttATTAATATTTTCATGAATGGTTAATTTTCAGATGGTAGTCTCCTTTAGTCTGAGGTCCCTGTAGATAGCTACCAAGATAACCATTGGAGATCTGCTTCCATCAGATGATGCGCCTTCATCGAATGCATCTCAGGAAGAACAGGCAGGATCATCATCACAGACAGGTGACTCTACTGTGTTAGAGGGGTGGCAAATGTCATGGGAACAAGGAATGTATGCCCCAAATATCAGCTGGTTGAAATCTGATGGACCGTATGGGATCTTGGAATCAGCAAGGTCATACACAACAGCCAAAGGAACCATCGGTACTAGACAGATATTCAAGAAAAGGATGGAGTTCAGCCCTCCCCCACTTACCACCACAATGGGAGGGACGTTGCCTCCAATGCTCTCCTTCTTTACCACACCTGCCTTGTTTTGGAGACCTGTTGGGGTTATGGATGTGAAGATACGATGCCCCAATGCCAAGTGCCCTGCACCACCTGATACGTTCTTGAATAAGTTGAGCTATGGAAGTGTTGCTAGACAGGTGTGTGGTATGAGGTACAACTACACTCTGCTGACTGAACGATTGAGATGTAATGATTGTCTACGGCTTTGTCGTCAGCAAGACAGTTAAGGATGAGCAGCCGATTCAATACTCATGGCATGCCTACAGCCCTGACATCCTAATGAATCTGAACCCAGCAATCAGGAGTACATGTATGTTTCCAGCAGTTATTTGTGGGAAGCGTGCCATCGATAAGAGTGTTGTCACCCTTCTGAATGACAGGCTGAATGCTGTATCCATGGCAAAGGTTCAACGCATGACACAAAATAGACATGATGAGTGGTACGCTGAGAGGCGCGATCTGTACCAGACACTTCTGAAGCTCACCCTGCAAGTCTTCTTCACAGCGAGGAATACTTCCCTTCACTAACGTCACCTACACTCCACCTATCAGACCAAGGTGGAGTGTAGGTGACCAGCGTCCTTAATGAATGGGGTCAGTTCCTGACTACAGTGGTGGTAGCAGATGAATCGAAAGGTTGCTATGAACAACTGGCTCGTGGGTTGATCAGCCGATTTAAGCgcaccaatagaggttatccactgtACTCATGTgggacttctaacaaaaggcgctggttcccgtagtattccttattcaaaccaattcaatgcacgaccttggagttacctgcatgactcttggcgggctattttgaaacagtcatggttgcacatgcaggtacttcttttgaaagtccttaaaggccctttcagtgatttcacaggaacattaaaaaaaatggaaatttgtcagagttgcttagaaataaagaataagtctacagaatttcattaaaccacttttcccctgaatacatcgacaaattagtctaaaagaagttttagaaaggttttctacttcaactcagatcgactcgagaaaatcgagattttcgtacagtgcgccaccaatcgactggaaaaacttcctagtccagtgtttctaacacggggaagtagagtctaaattgatttaaaacagacgcttaatttttgtagtagaaaacaaaatcagcaattaaaggtcaccgaggcaaactaacggtcaattcaaatatgaaaaacagttaaaagctgttaaaattgtgtattttgtttaaaatagtagctactgatgtaataagtagtagaaacaatacgcaacgcgtgttggtgcgatggagagtgagcttcttttcgatctcgagtcggactttttgtactgtcagtatcaaaagtccagaatcatgcaaatgctttattttgtctaaaatacacggctttcgaccgaaccactagcaggctatgttagcacatctatgccaattacaaaggtaccaaaatctgaattttgatgatttttacgatcgcctggatgagcaaatcactgaatgggcctttaacaaggtatagcagtcgttgataggacatgcagcttatagaacacggataacctctatgtaCCTGCCCCCACGATCATGTATTCAGACAACAACTGTTGTCGGTGAGTTGACTTCATTCatgcactttttattttaatttttaattatgcAGCATGAGCAGCTTTTTTTACAATCTAAGCATTGCAGTTTAGAATTACAGAGAAGAGTTAATATGAAAGCAGACAATGATGCAGTCAAACATTTGAAAGACATCTTTATGAAGGATAGATGAATTCAACTTTTATATCAAAATGGATTGTAAGTAACTCAAGGGTGTACAATGATAGTTGTGATTGAATCAACGTGAATATCATTTTAATCTCTATTGTCTTCTCCAATATCAGGTGGCAGTTTTTACTCTGAGGACAGGATGCTTCACATGTCTTATCTTATAATGTCTTTTCTCCAGTTCCGTTCACATGTagtaattacaaatacaaaaatacTATGTTATCTTTTTGTTGCAGTGCCAGTGGATCATCATGGCTGGAGTCTCTCTTTGCTGACTGGGCAGTTGAAGGAATGGTGGTAAGGCTAGACATACGACATTGGCTTCACAGATGGGACGCAGTTGTGATTAAACAGAGTCATGCAAAGTATGGAATCTTCATGAGTGCTCTTGCTGGGGCTATTCTTGCATACAACAAGGACGACATCTTGAAGCTAGTGAAAGCAATCCGCAAGGGTGACGAGGAACTGTACTCCAAGTACACAGATGAGCAGATGCTATCCTTCATCAAGCGTCATCAACTGAAGTCCTGCATCCGTCGAGTAACACGGGGTGTCCAGGTAGGCATAATTTCCTGtataattttttcataaaaaacCTCTATATTTACAGATATCTGAGGATGATCTACCTACCATGTGTTGAACTAACTTGCAACATTGAATAAAGCTTGTCTCATGTATGATTGAAATAAGAATTGTGGAACTATGTACAATCATTAGATTTATCCTGTCTACGTATTTTGTATTGAGAACCATGTTTGCCGTTTACCTTTCTTTGTAACAGAAGTTTAACTGATGCCTTTGTTTTAACTCTAAGGaaacaataataggcctatgtatagtacttGCAGAGAGATTAATTATGCATGGACtatatcaatgttattttgcAGGAGAGTGCAAGTACAGTTGAGGTCATTCTTCGACAGTTCAAGGGCCCAGCTGGTCTAGACATTGATGGCATTCATCTCTTCAAGTCCCACAAAGCTGTTGACAACCACTGGAACACTGCTAGCAAACATCTTGGATGCATGCAGGTAAGTTTGCAAGGAAATTATGAGATTTTTCAATAGCTGAAATGCTGAAGACATACATCCCATAATCAACTGGAAGCTGCAAGTGAATGAAGGTCTGCCAATATCATACATAGAATCTGTACTTTGTTATAACGGGATAAACCACAAGTAAGTTAAGTTATTTTCAGGTATTATAGCGCAGAGATACAAAGACTGTAAACTATATGAACCATTTATTTTCATTCTTCAGGATCCACCCAACATCCCCTTGTATGTGGCCACAAAAACTGTGACTCTCAACGGTGTGCAACTGACACTATAGGTGTCGTAGGGGCAGCAATACACTGGAAGGTCTCCACAGCCATATGAAAAATGCCGTTCCATCAAAGCGGTGTGGAATCATGCCATGGCAGGTAAGCTTTGTTTAGCATTATATAAGATAAAGTTTCAGAACATTATAATTATTGAACAACTCTTTAAAGATGACTATGTTCCACTAGTATATCCTGGAGTTGATAGAGAAGAGGTACAAGTGTACATGAGATTGTGTCTAAGAAAAAAGGTatgtttctttcctttctttcactCATGGTCTAAGAAAAAAGGTAAGGATTTTTACTTTAATGCCTTTTCGCTTTCTATGCTGAATTATCATGGTTATGATTGGTGGAATCTCTTGTTTTTATCCATTTTCTTTAGGTATATCTCATCTCGTTTGCCATCTAGTGGAATACCAGGATGGAATCACTGAAGGTAGCTGGGGGACAAGGAAGACTTACCACCTGTGTTGATCCTCGACAGATACAGAAGCTAAACAAGCAAGCATCAGTCGGTGATGATCATCTATTTGAGCCCAACTTCAGTGCCCCCATGCCATTCCCAGAGAAGTATGACAATCCAGAAGAGGACGAGTTACTTGGGGTGGAGTACGCCTACTGTCAATCTACAGATTTCACTACCAAGGAGTACTACATTAAGAAAGGTTTGTTGCAAGACTGGC from Amphiura filiformis chromosome 5, Afil_fr2py, whole genome shotgun sequence includes these protein-coding regions:
- the LOC140152408 gene encoding uncharacterized protein, which produces FGNYAGCTFKWLLENDVGWRVWLLDEFKRKGETSPRLKWQKEHLLNLKENREKRKSAKETLSFLVILMILKMEELLAAADDAPSSNASQEEQAGSSSQTGDSTVLEGWQMSWEQGMYAPNISWLKSDGPYGILESARSYTTAKGTIGTRQIFKKRMEFSPPPLTTTMGGTLPPMLSFFTTPALFWRPVGVMDVKIRCPNAKCPAPPDTFLNKLSYGSVARQVCGMRYNYTLLTERLRCNDCLRLCRQQDS